Proteins encoded together in one Macadamia integrifolia cultivar HAES 741 chromosome 8, SCU_Mint_v3, whole genome shotgun sequence window:
- the LOC122085789 gene encoding protein NDL1-like: MAESSDSVSVDMETISLGGKEHIVHTSRGPVSVAVFGDQDKPALVTYPDLALNHMSCFQGLFFCPEAASLLLDNFCVYHISPPGHELGAAAISSDMPMHSVDDLVDQVADVLDFFGLGAVMCMGVTAGAYILTLFAMKYRGRVIGLILVSPLCKAPSWTEWLYNKVMINLLYFYGMCGVMKECLLQRYFSKEVRGSGQVPESDIVQACKSLLDERQSANVLRFLQAISGRHDITDGLKKLQCRTLIFVGENSPFHSEALHMTSKLDRRYCALVEVQACGSMVTEEQPHAMLIPMEYFFMGYGLYRPSQFSGSPRSPLCPSCISPELLSPESMGLKLKPIKTRASLQV, encoded by the exons ATGGCAGAGTCGAGCGATTCGGTTTCCGTCGATATGGAGACGATCTCTCTTGGTGGAAAG GAACATATTGTACATACTAGCCGTGGTCCTGTGTCTGTTGCGGTGTTTGGAGACCAGGATAAGCCAGCTCTCGTCACTTATCCTGATTTAGCTCTAAATC ATATGTCCTGTTTCCAAGGCTTATTCTTTTGCCCAGAAGCTGCTTCTTTGCTACTTGACAATTTCTGCGTCTATCATATCAGTCCTCCTGGGCATGAG TTGGGTGCTGCTGCAATTTCTTCCGACATGCCTATGCATTCCGTTGATGACTTAGTGGATCAGGTTGCTGATGTTCTCGACTTCTTTGG GCTTGGTGCAGTGATGTGCATGGGGGTCACGGCTGGTGCTTACATTCTTACACTATTTGCG ATGAAGTATAGGGGGCGGGTTATTGGTTTAATACTTGTTTCTCCCCTGTGCAAAGCACCATCGTGGACGGAATGGTTGTATAATAAG GTGATGATAAATTTGCTCTACTTCTATGGAATGTGTGGTGTGATGAAAGAGTGCTTGCTTCAACGGTACTTCAGCAAG GAAGTTCGAGGTAGCGGACAAGTCCCAGAATCAGATATTGTGCAGGCATGCAAAAGT TTGCTAGATGAGAGGCAGAGTGCAAATGTGTTGCGGTTTCTTCAGGCGATTAGTGG GAGACACGACATCACTGATGGACTGAAGAAATTGCAGTGTCGGACATTAATCTTTGTGGGTGAAAACTCTCCTTTCCACTCTGAAGCTCTACACATGACTTCGAAACTTGATAGGAGATACTGTGCATTGGTCGAG GTTCAGGCATGTGGATCTATGGTTACAGAAGAGCAGCCTCATGCAATGTTGATACCCATGGAGTATTTCTTCATGGGATATGGGCTGTATAGACCAAGCCAGTTCAGTGGCAGTCCGAGGAGTCCATTGTGCCCATCGTGCATCTCACCGGAGCTGCTCTCACCTGAAAGTATGGGGTTGAAGCTGAAGCCCATAAAGACGCGGGCTTCACTGCAAGTATGA
- the LOC122085647 gene encoding uncharacterized protein LOC122085647, with translation MKAIYVFVLSALLISSWVPTSYSAKKPVSIARKEDIPHIKCQVCEKIATQLYKQVKEKEAQISPKKVSELQIIEISENVCNLKKHEADWILKIDIVESGDKLELVEQDDEGHCNSECKTIERACQEVMGYSDTDVAEYLFKAKPQIDSLVNYLCHDLTKACSVKPPPLPKDRIPGEPFVPKSSKEAEMEKILKSMEGMPGAPGMKMYSKEDLLNTRNFGDEEDDEDDTDDEENFPSKLGKVLREKETKKEGWKEKITKGISDTGAALRRHADKVSLRVRKWWKGKKMQKSKKSPNAKPEL, from the exons ATGAAAGCAATCTATGTCTTTGTACTATCAGCTCTACTGATATCCTCATGGGTACCCACTTCTTACTCTGCTAAGAAACCAGTTTCTATCGCCAGGAAGGAAGATATACCACATATCAAATGCCAGGTCTGTGAAAAGATCGCTACTCAGCTATACAAGCAAGTGAAGGAGAAAGAAGCTCAGATTTCTCCCAAAAAG GTGTCGGAGTTACAGATCATCGAAATATCTGAAAATGTTTGCAATTTGAAGAAACACGAAGCAGATTGGATTCTGAAAATCGATATAGTAGAGAGCGGGGACAAATTGGAG CTTGTCGAACAAGATGACGAAGGGCATTGCAATTCAGAATGTAAGACGATAGAGCGGGCTTGTCAGGAG GTCATGGGTTATTCTGACACTGATGTTGCTGAATATCTGTTCAAAGCCAAGCCTCAGATTGATTCACTAGTAAATTATCTTTGTCATGATCTTACTAAAGCATGCTCTGTCAAGCCACCTCCACTTCCCAAG GATAGGATTCCAGGAGAACCTTTTGTTCCTAAGTCATCAAAAGAGGCTGAAATGGAAAAGATTTTGAAATCCATGGAG GGTATGCCTGGAGCACCTGGCATGAAAATGTATTCAAAGGAGGATTTGCTGAATACGCGGAATTTCGGGGATGAGGAAGACGATGAAGATGACACAGACGATGAGGAGAATTTTCCTTCTAAACTG GGTAAAGTcctgagagagaaagaaaccaaaaaggaaGGCTGGAAAGAGAAGATAACCAAGGGAATTTCAGACACGGGAGCAGCATTAAGGAGACATGCAGACAAGGTCTCACTCCGGGTACGGAAATggtggaaaggaaagaaaatgcaaaaatcGAAGAAATCTCCAAATGCCAAGCCTGAACTTTAG